In Trueperella pecoris, the DNA window TCCTTCGGCGTCTCCATCGACAAAGACACTATTCCCGAGGAACGCGCATTCATCGAAGCGGGCCTTTCGGGAGGCGATGTCTGGCACCCGGTGTTCGACTGGGCAAAGAAACCCGAGTATCGTGCTCTCAAGGATGAGAACACACCCGAGGGCGCGGAGCTGGCGGAGGCATGCCGGCAGTCCCCGCCGAGCAACAAGCTCTGGGGCTAGTGCAAACGCCGAGCTAGTCCCCGCCACCGAACATCTCGTCGATAACGCTTCGAGCCTGCGTCGGTTCGTCAGTAATCAATCCGTCAACGCCCAAGTCGAGAAGCTTGCGCATAACGCGTTCCTCGTTGACGGTCCACACGTGCACCGCAAGTCCACGCGAGTGTGCAAGCGCAACGAACGCGCCGTTGATGATGCGTACCGACCTAAACAGCTCGGGCACCTGAATACACTCGACGCCCTGCTCCGGGCCCGGCATCCGATAAAGGGCTGCACGGCGCATCGACGTCGGGCCGTTCGAGGCCAACACGAGCCGAGCGATCGCCGAGGTGCCCATTGACGATCGAACACCCGGCAGTAGGCGCCGAATATAGCGCAACCTCGTCTCCGAAAAGGATGCCAAACTCACGCGGTCGATGGCGCCGTGGCGAGAAATAATCTCCGCCATTGGCCGGGCCACGCCGTTGTGCTTGGCGTCGATGTTGAAAATCATGTCTGGGAACTCTTCGAGCAGTTCATCAAGGCGCACGATCCGATGTCCCGACTCGTCACGCACCTCGCGCAGGTCACGCCACGTCCACCGCGAGATTTTTCCGCGGCCGTCCGTCGTCCTTTCAAGAATCGGATCGTGGAAGATGACGACGACGCCGTCTTTCGTCGCGTGGCAGTCTGTCTCAACGAAACGAAAACCGCGCTCTCGCATGAAGCGGAAGGCGTCAATCGAATTCTCTGGAACTTCGTTGCCACCGCCACGGTGGGCGAGGACAACCGGCTTTTCCCCGATTTTCCACAAACGTTCGCGATTCATCATTGCACCACCGTGAGGACTGGCCCCACAGTAAAAAAGCTAGCAGAGCTCCGAAACGTCGATCGCACCCAAATCGACAAGTGCGACCTCGGGGTCAAGAATATCTTCCTGCTTGACGCCGTAGAGCTCGTGGCCCTTGTGGACCTCAAAGTGCAGGTGCGGACCGGTCGAGTGCCCCTCGGATCCGACCCCCGCAATGAGCTGGCCGGCCCTGACCTTCTCGCCCTTCTTCACGTACACTCCGTCCGCGTACATGTGAACATACCAAGTGGAATACTTTTCTCCGTTAATCTCGTGGCTCACGACGACGACGTTCGACGAGCGCCCTTCAATCCCTTCGCCCGCGTAGATGACCTCACCATCAGCCATGGCGTAGATAGGGGTGCCAATCGGGCCGGCGTAGTCCACACCGAGATGGAAGGAGCTCAGCCCCGTAAACGGATCCGACCGCCAGCCGAAGGGCGAAGTGACGCGGAAGGTGCCCTTCGCCATCGGATGGACGACGAGGTTTTCGTCAGCCGCAAAGGCGGAGACAAGGGAGTTTGCACTGCTACGGACCCCACACTGGGCAGCCTTGCCAGAAAAGACCCGCTCGAAACTACGGTAGCGGGCAGAATCGGCCGCGCCGCTCATCTTCTTCAACGAATCCGGGACGGCAGGTTCAGGAGTCACAATGGAAGTCGCCGCCAGCAACGACACCCCTTGGACGGCGGAGGCGCTATTTGGGCCGGCGAAGATAACACCACTGGCAGTCGTCGAAGCAACCACGAGGCCAAGGGCGGCAGCACCGGCCGTCGGTACGGTCATGCGCGCACGCACACGATCAATCCACGACGACGAAGCACTCTGCCTGCGGGATGCCGACTGCCACGGGGCGGGATCTGGTACGTGCGCCGTTGCCGAGCCGACCGCGGCGAATTCTACGGTTTCACAAGGGAGGCCTTGAGTTGCTTCGGCGCGCAGCTTCGCTTCGCGATCTAAACGCAACTGCCGGCGGGATGGGCGCGTTGCAGTGGGCTCAGACAATCCCGCATCTCCTTGGTGTGACATGAAAAATCAATATGTCGGACAACCCGCCGACTCACTCAAGAATAACGGTTTGATAACGAAACTGCTACCTCTTTCCACACCCCGGGCACGCAGATCGCTATGACGTCAGCCACTGCCTACATTCGCCCTCAGACGGTCGCAGAATTCGGCTATTTCTGCATCGCGTCGCGCACCTCGCCGATGAGCTCCTCAAGGATGTCCTCGAGAAAGAGGACACCCTCCACCCTTCCATCGACGGACACGGCCGCTAGATGCGTGCCGTCCTTCTGCATCGAACGCAGGGCGGTTTCCACCTCGTCGTAAGAGTCCACCAAAGACAACTGACGAATCTTCCAGGGGGCGAGTGGCTCGTGGCGCCGCTCGGGGGCCACGTCGATGACGTCCTTAATATGGATGTATCCCACAAGCTCATCTTTAACCCGGACGGGGTAGCGCGAAAAACCCTGTTGGGCGATCTCGGCCTCCAACTCGTCCGGGGTGATCAGCGGGCTAACCGTCACCAGCTCCTCGGTACGAACCATGAGGTCACCGGCACTATACTCGGAAAACTCCAGTGCAGAGGAAATCAGGCCCACGTCGGCGTCGAGGACGCCTGCCTGCTTGGAGGCCTCCACGATTGATGCGACCTCGTCCACGGTGAACGCGGCCCCCACCTCGTCCTTGGGTTCCATACCAAACACGCGGATGATGTGGTTGGCGAACCAGTTGAGCGAGAAGACCACGGGATGAAAAATCTTCGAGACCACCACAAGCGGGGGCACGAGGATGTAGGCCGCCCGCTCCGGCGTCGTCACAGCGATGTTCTTCGGAACCATCTCGCCAAGTACCACGTGCAGATAGACCACGCCGCCCAGCGCTATCACGATCGCAATCGGGTGGAGCAGCGAACTCGGCACGCCAACAGCGTTGAGCGGGCCCTCGATCCAGTGGGCGATGGCCGGCTCAGAGATGGCACCGAGTGCCACCGAGGCGAGCGTAATGCCCAGCTGACACGTGGCCAGCATGAGAGTCACGTTTTCCAGCGCGTAGATCACCGTCTGCGCCGACTTCTTTCCTGCGTCGGCGAGCGGCTCGACTCGCGAGCGCCGCGCGCCCATGACCGCGAACTCAGCCCCGACGAAGAAGGCGTTGGCCGCCAGCAGCAGGGCCGTCACGAGTAGTGCACTACCGATACTCATTCGTCTTCCACCCCAGAAATACGCACCTGCTCAACGCGCCGGCCGTCCATGGTCGCGACGACGGCGCGCACGCCCGCCTCGCACACCTCGTCGCCCACGTCTGGAATACGTCCGAGGCGGGCCATGATCCAGCCTCCAACGGTCTCCCACGGGCCCTCGTCCGGCACGTCAAGCCCGAGTTCGCGCCTGACCTCGTCAGGGCGCATGAGGCCCGGTATCATCCACTCCCCTCCCGAGACAATTCGCGTACGCACACGACGCCGATCGTGCTCGTCAGCCACGTCCCCCACGATCTCTTCGACGGCGTCTTCAAGGGTGACGATCCCCGACGTCCCACCATATTCGTCGACGACGACCGCCATCTGAAGCCCCTCGGCACGCAGCTGCACGAGCAGCGGGGCGAGCTCGATAGTTTCCGGAACCCGGGTCGGTTCCACAAGCAGTGAGGAAGACGTCACGCGGACCTGGCTACGCGCCTGGAAAGGGATCGCCACTGCGCGGCGCAAGTGCACAAAGCCACGAATATCGTCAAGGTCGTCGCCAACGACGGGGAAACGAGAGTGACCGGTCTCCCGGGCAAGGGTGATGACGTCGGCGGCGGTGTCCTCCTCGTGAAGGGTTTTAACTCGGCCGCGATCAGTCATGACGTCCACGGCGGTCAGTGCGCCCATGTCGATCGAGCGGGTCAACAGCCGGGCCGTGGACACGTCCAACGTACCCTCCTCCGCCGAGTGACGAACCAGGGCCGACAGCTCGGTGGCAGAACGCGCCCCGGACAGCTCCTCGGCCGGCTCGATCCCCATCTTTCGCAGTAGCCAGTTGGCCGTGCCGTTCAACGCCACAATGATTGGCTTGAACAACGTGGTAAAGGCCCGCAGCGGCCAGGACACGAATGCCGCCGTATTCAGCGGCTCGGCCAACGCCATGTTCTTCGGAATCAATTCGCCGAACAGCATCGAAGAAAGATTGATCAGAACAAACGCGATCGTGGCAGCCGTACCCACCGCGGCGGCCTTCGCCATTCCTTGATCTTCCAACACTGCCGAAAAGAGGTGTTGGAGGGGCGGGGTGGCCACATATCCCAAGAGAATTGTGGTCAGTGTGATTCCAACCTGGCTGGACGATAGCTGGAGCGAAAGGTGGTGGAGAGCCTTGCGCACGCGCTGAGCCTTACTGTCGCCCGACTTCGCACGGTCGTCAATCGTTGCCGGATCAAGGGCGACGAGTGAAAATTCGGCCGCAACGAAAAGTGCGTTTCCAGCGATAAGAAGGAGAGCGATTCCAAGCAGGACTAAATCAGTGGCCAAAACTCACCCCGCGTTCATTCATAGGAAACATCGTAACGCACCCTCCACGCGTGGCGAGAGCAGACGGCGTCGACGAAAAACAAATCTTGAACGATCTCAGGAGTTTTCTTGACACTAAGAGAATTCTGCGAGCAAAAACAACCCAATTTGATGTCTATTTCGGGACTTTGCTCCCCCTAACGAGGCAAAGGTCACTAGGCTTGACTCTATAACTCGTCCAACGAACAAGTGAGGCAAGACAGTGTCGTCAACCAACTCCGATGATTTCGGCGCCAACCAGGGATTTATCGAAGAACTCTACGCGGCATACCTAGACAACAAGGAGGGCGTCGGCCCCCAATGGGCCCAGATGTTCCGCGCCTGGGAAGCCGAGGGCCGCAAGCCCGCCACCATCGAGCAATCCGCCGAGAAGCCAGCGAAGGAAGTCACCCCCGCACAGCGAGCCGTCCACTCCCAATCGGACCGCGCCTCGACGCCGTCGACGAACGTCACCCGTTCCGACCTGCCCCCTCAGCCTCGCGCCGCCGCCTCACCCGCGATCACTCCCTACGCCAAGTCCTACTCGCTACGCCCGGCCACGGCCGAAGAGGACATGAATCCCAAGGCGAAGGACGTCACGCCCCTCAAGGGCGGCGACCGCGGGCTGGCTAAGAACATGGACGCCTCCCTCTCCATTCCCACCGCCACCTCGCTACGCGCCCTGCCCGCGCGCGTCATGTTCGACAACCGCGCGGTCATCAACCGCTACCTGGCGGCCACTCGCGGCGGAAAGATTTCTTTCACCCACCTCATCGCCTACGCCATGGTCGAGTCGCTGGCCGAGATGCCGGAGATGAACGTCGCCTACGCACTTGAGGACGGCAAGCCCGCCCTCGTTGAGCCCAAGCACGTCAAC includes these proteins:
- a CDS encoding hemolysin family protein, with the translated sequence MSIGSALLVTALLLAANAFFVGAEFAVMGARRSRVEPLADAGKKSAQTVIYALENVTLMLATCQLGITLASVALGAISEPAIAHWIEGPLNAVGVPSSLLHPIAIVIALGGVVYLHVVLGEMVPKNIAVTTPERAAYILVPPLVVVSKIFHPVVFSLNWFANHIIRVFGMEPKDEVGAAFTVDEVASIVEASKQAGVLDADVGLISSALEFSEYSAGDLMVRTEELVTVSPLITPDELEAEIAQQGFSRYPVRVKDELVGYIHIKDVIDVAPERRHEPLAPWKIRQLSLVDSYDEVETALRSMQKDGTHLAAVSVDGRVEGVLFLEDILEELIGEVRDAMQK
- a CDS encoding glycerophosphodiester phosphodiesterase; amino-acid sequence: MMNRERLWKIGEKPVVLAHRGGGNEVPENSIDAFRFMRERGFRFVETDCHATKDGVVVIFHDPILERTTDGRGKISRWTWRDLREVRDESGHRIVRLDELLEEFPDMIFNIDAKHNGVARPMAEIISRHGAIDRVSLASFSETRLRYIRRLLPGVRSSMGTSAIARLVLASNGPTSMRRAALYRMPGPEQGVECIQVPELFRSVRIINGAFVALAHSRGLAVHVWTVNEERVMRKLLDLGVDGLITDEPTQARSVIDEMFGGGD
- a CDS encoding hemolysin family protein; the protein is MATDLVLLGIALLLIAGNALFVAAEFSLVALDPATIDDRAKSGDSKAQRVRKALHHLSLQLSSSQVGITLTTILLGYVATPPLQHLFSAVLEDQGMAKAAAVGTAATIAFVLINLSSMLFGELIPKNMALAEPLNTAAFVSWPLRAFTTLFKPIIVALNGTANWLLRKMGIEPAEELSGARSATELSALVRHSAEEGTLDVSTARLLTRSIDMGALTAVDVMTDRGRVKTLHEEDTAADVITLARETGHSRFPVVGDDLDDIRGFVHLRRAVAIPFQARSQVRVTSSSLLVEPTRVPETIELAPLLVQLRAEGLQMAVVVDEYGGTSGIVTLEDAVEEIVGDVADEHDRRRVRTRIVSGGEWMIPGLMRPDEVRRELGLDVPDEGPWETVGGWIMARLGRIPDVGDEVCEAGVRAVVATMDGRRVEQVRISGVEDE
- a CDS encoding M23 family metallopeptidase, which produces MTVPTAGAAALGLVVASTTASGVIFAGPNSASAVQGVSLLAATSIVTPEPAVPDSLKKMSGAADSARYRSFERVFSGKAAQCGVRSSANSLVSAFAADENLVVHPMAKGTFRVTSPFGWRSDPFTGLSSFHLGVDYAGPIGTPIYAMADGEVIYAGEGIEGRSSNVVVVSHEINGEKYSTWYVHMYADGVYVKKGEKVRAGQLIAGVGSEGHSTGPHLHFEVHKGHELYGVKQEDILDPEVALVDLGAIDVSELC